The Astyanax mexicanus isolate ESR-SI-001 chromosome 20, AstMex3_surface, whole genome shotgun sequence genome contains a region encoding:
- the samsn1b gene encoding SAM domain-containing protein SAMSN-1b isoform X3, translated as MLQRRASNASDKPRSKPKRSSSFGRFDTSKHSPQTKAEEHEGTLGTDGESPEGEHSKGGIGKKMKAISMTMRKKMGRKYVKALSEEVGEDLDRDHEGETPGSNALGKDCRRSSNSVESLYSLHSGQSTSSGVTSGSDGSSNRDSLRLEEELPYTGQFCGRAKVHTDFVPSPYDAESLKLKAGDMIDIISKSPNGIWTGMLNNKVGNFKFIYVDVLAEEPAPIQRMRPNRKSRRPRPKTLQELLERLNLEEHVSSLLLNGYQTVEDLKDLKEQHLIELNVTDPEHRQRLLAATECLQDAELSNQKDGEGEDEPKSPTDPVKVEQSDCPRDSGCYIASDCSDNSKEDTDNHLPSLDPPAAQV; from the exons ATGCTGCAAAGAAGAGCTTCAAATGCCTCAGATAAACCAAGGAGTAAGCCAAAG CGTTCCTCCAGCTTTGGAAGGTTCGACACATCTAAACACTCTCCCCAAACCAAGGCTGAAGAACATGAAGGAACCCTG GGCACGGATGGAGAGTCACCCGAGGGAGAGCACAGTAAAGGAGGGATCGGGAAGAAGATGAAGGCCATCTCCATGACCATGCGCAAGAAGATGGGCAGAAAGTATGTGAAGGCTCTGTCAGAGGAAGTG GGAGAAGACCTGGACAGAGACCATGAAGGAGAGACCCCCGGGAGCAATGCTTTGGGCAAAGACTGCAGGAGGTCCAGTAATTCAGTGGAAAGCCTCTACAGTCTTCACAGTGGGCAGAGCACCTCCA GTGGGGTCACCAGTGGTTCTGATGGCTCCAGTAACAGAGACAGTCTGAGGCTGGAAGAAGAGCTCCCATACACCGGGCAGTTCTGTGGCCGAGCAAAAGTCCACACTGACTTCGTCCCGAGCCCATACGACGCAGAGTCCCTCAAACTTAAG GCTGGAGATATGATTGACATCATCAGTAAGTCCCCTAATGGAATATGGACGGGTATGCTGAATAACAAAGTGGGAAACTTCAAGTTTATCTATGTAGACGTCCTGGCAGAGGAACCTGCACCCATCCAGAGGATGCGACCCAACAGAAAGAGCAGGAGGCCGAGACCCAAAACCCTACAGGAGCTCCTCGAGAGACTCAACCTAGAG GAGCATGTTTCCTCCTTACTGCTGAACGGTTACCAGACAGTGGAAGATCTGAAGGACCTGAAGGAGCAGCACCTGATTGAGCTGAATGTGACTGATCCTGAGCACAGGCAAAGACTGCTGGCAGCTACTGAGTGTCTACAGGATGCAGAAT tgAGTAATCAGAAGGACGGTGAAGGCGAGGACGAGCCCAAATCTCCCACTGATCCAGTCAAAGTGGAGCAGAGCGACTGTCCCAGAGACTCGGGCTGCTACATCGCTTCGGACTGCTCCGACAACAGCAAAGAGGACACAGATAACCATCTGCCATCTCTCGACCCACCGGCAGCCCAAGTGTAA